In a genomic window of Telopea speciosissima isolate NSW1024214 ecotype Mountain lineage chromosome 5, Tspe_v1, whole genome shotgun sequence:
- the LOC122661809 gene encoding non-functional pseudokinase ZED1-like gives MCSWLSARKKRETKERSFLKNGGQILEELIASCDGKCNPIQTFSEKELNRATNNYNQDRILFMDWGYALYKGNYRDRNILVKKYLCKLENHNEICTVLDGTVNEIVIGSQMNHKNVLKLLGYCLETQIPIQVYEFAPHGDLYSQVCASEPDKPSILTTQLTLNWENRLRIATEVADAITYLHMAGSRPIIHRDIKPSNIFLDQHCVAKLSDFTHSIRIPLGEMHVKDDIRGTFGFIAPEYCKTGLITEKADVFSFGMLLLEILMGRTPLNFQHPAEDLDFTFWEHVRSFVENNPLSMIVEPAILEEKGIEEQLQAFTKLAMRCIPGAAEERPTMMEVAKELRQIRRCLSPVPAQ, from the coding sequence AAATGGAGGCCAGATTTTAGAAGAATTGATCGCCTCTTGTGATGGAAAATGTAATCCAATACAAACCTTCTCAGAAAAAGAGCTCAACAGAGCAACCAACAACTACAATCAAGATCGTATTCTGTTCATGGACTGGGGCTATGCCTTGTATAAGGGAAACTATAGAGACCGTAACATTTTAGTTAAGAAATACTTGTGCAAGCTAGAGAATCACAACGAAATTTGTACAGTCTTGGATGGTACTGTGAATGAAATAGTGATAGGATCCCAGATGAATCACAAGAATGTGTTGAAACTCTTAGGTTACTGTTTAGAGACCCAAATTCCAATCCAAGTTTATGAATTTGCACCACACGGGGATCTCTACAGCCAAGTCTGTGCCAGTGAACCTGACAAACCTTCAATATTAACAACTCAGTTAACACTAAATTGGGAGAATAGATTAAGGATTGCCACAGAGGTTGCTGATGCAATAACCTATTTGCACATGGCCGGTTCGAGACCCATCATACACAGAGACATCAAACCCAGTAACATTTTCTTGGATCAACACTGTGTTGCCAAGCTCTCTGACTTCACACACTCGATAAGAATCCCATTGGGTGAAATGCATGTCAAAGATGACATAAGAGGGACTTTTGGATTCATTGCTCCAGAGTATTGTAAGACAGGTCTCATAACAGAGAAAGCTGATGTTTTCAGCTTTGGAATGCTTCTACTTGAGATTCTAATGGGAAGGACGCCTCTCAATTTTCAACATCCAGCTGAGGACTTAGACTTCACGTTTTGGGAACATGTGAGATCATTTGTTGAAAATAACCCACTTAGTATGATTGTGGAACCTGCAATTTTGGAAGAGAAAGGGATCGAGGAACAGTTGCAAGCATTTACCAAGCTGGCTATGAGATGCATCCCTGGAGCGGCAGAGGAAAGGCCAACTATGATGGAAGTAGCAAAAGAGCTTAGACAAATTAGAAGGTGTCTCAGTCCA